A section of the Methanococcus vannielii SB genome encodes:
- a CDS encoding FecCD family ABC transporter permease: MKKRFVIILALVIINIGLIITGIYFGGNAKSISINDVTEYLINGTTGDDTKDSIIGNVRLPPILTAIFVGIGLSLCGLMLQTLFRNFLASPYTTGMTSGVLLFAAFTIFLEGFSNIFSSFNNELLVAGWIGGLVSIILLIIIASIVKDVNDIIIVSLLMSYLLGGVRSYLIANAEGHSIMNYYFFTLGSLMGVRPENILLIASCTMVFLTAAILLIKPLNALLFGEQYAKSFGLNIKQIRLLILVSTGFIVGSIIPFVGMITFVGVIAPFMARPLIKTSDHKWLMPTTLLAGVFLMLSCHIISIKYTLPFNYLLGLNRPPIMLPIGSILSIVGGVLVVYLVVSREKVKLTN; this comes from the coding sequence ATGAAAAAGAGATTCGTTATAATATTGGCATTAGTTATAATAAATATCGGGCTTATTATTACCGGAATATACTTTGGCGGAAATGCAAAGTCGATTAGCATTAATGACGTAACTGAATATCTAATCAATGGAACTACAGGGGATGATACTAAAGATAGTATAATTGGCAATGTTAGACTACCTCCCATCTTAACTGCAATTTTTGTAGGGATTGGACTATCATTATGTGGACTGATGCTTCAAACACTATTTAGGAATTTCCTTGCATCCCCATATACAACAGGAATGACAAGCGGGGTTTTACTATTTGCCGCATTTACAATTTTTTTAGAAGGGTTTTCAAATATATTTTCTAGTTTCAACAATGAATTATTGGTTGCAGGTTGGATTGGCGGATTAGTTTCCATAATTTTACTAATTATAATTGCATCAATTGTTAAAGATGTAAATGATATTATAATAGTATCCTTGTTAATGAGCTATTTACTTGGGGGAGTTAGATCATACTTAATTGCAAATGCGGAAGGACATAGTATAATGAACTACTATTTTTTTACGCTTGGCAGTTTAATGGGGGTTCGGCCTGAAAACATTTTATTAATTGCTTCTTGCACAATGGTATTCTTAACTGCTGCAATACTACTTATAAAACCATTAAATGCGTTACTTTTTGGAGAACAATATGCAAAAAGTTTTGGGCTAAATATAAAACAAATAAGATTGCTAATTTTAGTATCAACTGGGTTTATTGTAGGGTCAATAATACCCTTTGTAGGGATGATAACATTTGTAGGAGTCATAGCTCCATTTATGGCACGACCACTTATAAAAACATCAGACCATAAGTGGCTTATGCCAACGACACTTCTTGCGGGTGTTTTTTTAATGCTTTCATGCCATATAATCTCTATAAAATACACTTTACCGTTTAACTATTTATTGGGTTTAAATAGGCCTCCAATAATGCTTCCGATTGGAAGTATTTTAAGTATTGTTGGAGGGGTTCTTGTTGTATATTTAGTAGTTTCAAGGGAAAAGGTAAAGCTTACAAACTAA
- a CDS encoding ABC transporter ATP-binding protein: MLKTENLTVGYNNYTVVENANLEIREREILCIIGPNGVGKSTLLKTIATYLNPKKGAVYLNSKKIHDLKPKDLAKEMAVVLTERVNPGNMTGFDIIGIGRHPYTDLFGSLTENDKKIIVNSAKSVNAEYLLKKNFFEMSDGEKQKIMIARAIAQEPNVLILDEPTSFLDARHKIELTLLLRKLATDKNIAIIVTLHDIELGLRIADKMALIKDHKIIAYGYPENIMDKNTVNTLYGLTSANYSNLLGYFELKNEFKKEYKKKVFVVCGGGTGTGLLRYLVKNGYEIIVGVLHKNDIDYAVAESMELNVIFELPYTKISFEKLNSAVNELKNIDILIHTDFAVGEINLLNLEIITEAKKLGKQIISFNGNIECLNNL, from the coding sequence ATGTTAAAAACAGAAAATTTAACTGTAGGCTATAATAATTATACTGTAGTTGAAAATGCAAACTTAGAGATACGGGAAAGGGAGATACTATGTATTATCGGTCCAAATGGAGTTGGTAAGTCAACACTTTTAAAAACGATTGCAACATATCTAAATCCAAAAAAAGGGGCAGTGTACCTAAATTCTAAAAAAATACATGACTTAAAACCAAAAGACCTCGCAAAAGAAATGGCGGTAGTATTAACTGAACGCGTAAATCCTGGAAACATGACTGGATTTGATATAATTGGAATTGGTAGGCATCCTTATACTGATCTTTTTGGAAGCCTAACTGAAAATGATAAAAAAATTATTGTAAATTCTGCAAAATCGGTAAATGCAGAATATCTACTTAAAAAAAACTTTTTTGAAATGAGTGACGGGGAAAAACAGAAAATAATGATTGCACGGGCTATTGCACAAGAACCAAATGTTTTGATACTTGACGAACCAACAAGTTTTTTAGATGCACGGCATAAAATTGAACTAACGCTTCTTTTAAGAAAACTCGCTACTGATAAAAATATTGCTATAATAGTAACGCTTCACGATATTGAACTAGGTTTAAGAATTGCTGATAAAATGGCACTCATAAAGGACCATAAAATAATTGCATACGGTTATCCTGAAAATATAATGGATAAAAATACGGTAAATACATTATATGGGTTAACTAGTGCCAATTATAGTAATTTGCTTGGTTACTTTGAATTAAAAAACGAATTTAAAAAAGAATATAAAAAAAAAGTGTTTGTGGTTTGCGGAGGCGGTACTGGAACAGGTTTATTAAGATATCTTGTGAAAAACGGTTATGAAATTATAGTTGGAGTATTACATAAAAATGACATTGACTATGCTGTTGCAGAGTCCATGGAATTAAATGTTATTTTTGAATTGCCCTATACTAAAATATCCTTTGAAAAACTAAACAGTGCAGTAAATGAACTAAAAAATATTGATATATTAATCCATACTGACTTTGCAGTTGGCGAAATAAATCTTTTAAATTTAGAAATAATTACGGAGGCTAAAAAATTAGGTAAGCAGATTATTTCGTTTAATGGAAATATTGAATGCTTAAACAATCTATAA
- a CDS encoding ABC transporter substrate-binding protein has translation MKKIVVLLVLAMLALLPSTSAQKIGDVNGDGNINIADVVYLFKNRNVPIDVGDLNCDGNVNVADVVYLFRNYDKFRSPVVFAENFEMEPKWDEGYSYVVDSTGNKFVLLKEGASDPKISGTTVLSVPLTRISTIFYAPLMSTADILDKDEIYDSFKGITNSYAKYSSKIETRYNQGEILGIGSASAMDYDKVVASNPDIVFLGEWVQHDDMENKLKELNILPSRVFTYQEPTFMGRTEWTKFAAAFFGEENSDEIEDYFQDTWRKRNELLRTTSKANDYPTVVSFSWSTARNTATVQGAQNYNSRMVNEFGGEYVFNDIPGSSSNTIDKETFYERAMTADVVIMRVFTGNEIKTKEELLAFNPDFANFKAYQNGRFYTSNRDYFIQEMKDPKRYMEDFARMVQPTLFSGGDSNLAHHNKIQP, from the coding sequence TTGAAAAAGATAGTAGTACTATTAGTACTCGCAATGTTAGCTCTTTTACCATCCACATCCGCCCAAAAAATTGGGGACGTGAATGGTGATGGAAACATAAATATTGCAGACGTAGTTTATTTATTTAAAAATAGAAACGTTCCAATTGATGTTGGAGACTTAAATTGTGACGGAAATGTAAACGTTGCAGACGTAGTTTATTTATTTAGAAATTATGATAAGTTTAGAAGTCCAGTTGTTTTTGCAGAAAACTTTGAAATGGAACCAAAATGGGATGAAGGTTACAGTTATGTAGTAGATTCTACTGGAAATAAGTTTGTACTATTAAAAGAAGGTGCAAGCGATCCGAAGATTTCCGGTACAACGGTTTTAAGTGTTCCATTAACTAGAATATCAACGATATTCTATGCACCATTAATGTCAACTGCGGATATACTCGATAAAGACGAAATATATGATTCATTTAAAGGGATTACAAATTCTTACGCAAAATATTCTTCTAAAATAGAAACTAGATATAATCAAGGAGAAATACTAGGAATAGGTTCTGCATCGGCAATGGACTATGATAAAGTTGTTGCATCTAATCCAGATATCGTATTTTTAGGAGAATGGGTTCAACATGATGACATGGAAAATAAACTAAAAGAATTAAACATTTTACCAAGTAGGGTATTTACCTATCAAGAACCAACATTCATGGGTAGAACTGAATGGACAAAATTTGCAGCAGCATTCTTTGGTGAAGAAAACTCAGACGAGATAGAAGACTATTTCCAAGATACTTGGAGAAAAAGAAATGAATTATTAAGAACTACTTCAAAAGCTAACGATTATCCAACAGTTGTAAGTTTCTCATGGTCTACTGCAAGAAATACTGCAACAGTTCAAGGTGCTCAAAATTACAATAGTAGAATGGTTAACGAATTTGGTGGAGAATACGTATTTAATGACATTCCCGGCTCAAGTTCAAATACCATAGATAAAGAAACATTTTATGAACGAGCAATGACTGCAGATGTAGTCATAATGAGGGTATTTACCGGCAATGAAATAAAAACAAAAGAAGAATTACTTGCATTCAATCCTGATTTTGCAAACTTTAAGGCATATCAAAATGGTAGATTTTATACTTCAAATAGGGACTACTTTATCCAAGAAATGAAAGACCCTAAACGATATATGGAAGATTTTGCTAGAATGGTTCAGCCGACCTTGTTTTCTGGCGGGGATTCAAATTTAGCACACCACAATAAAATCCAACCATAA
- a CDS encoding FecCD family ABC transporter permease — protein sequence MSFKNFSVVLVVCFVLIGILSYFSILEGSVPVSSNELKDYVLNGTTGNSGVDKIIKDLRLTRVIGCFLVGAAVSISGLLMQGYFRNPLADPYFMGVSSGAGLGIAIYMFTSVLLHIGISNSILIRIVMAYIGSIITMLLVIGISKKVKQISTLLICGMMISGAVSGLSDVIVTTGNYIDTEGSGISGYLTWGMGSVQSLTWDQLKVMAVVILPFIFLTYILLSKSLDANLIGESYAASVGVDLKKFKRLLILLSCILTSTVVAFTGPISFIGIICPIIARGILNTSKHIYVFPITALLGITFLIFADILARPGVLFTSTVPLPLHAPLSLIGAPISLLLFFKSRNHKI from the coding sequence GTGAGTTTTAAAAACTTTTCAGTAGTTTTAGTCGTATGCTTTGTTTTAATTGGTATTTTATCGTATTTTAGTATTTTAGAAGGAAGTGTACCCGTTAGTAGTAATGAATTAAAAGACTATGTACTAAACGGAACTACGGGAAATTCGGGGGTTGATAAGATAATTAAGGATTTAAGACTAACCCGAGTAATTGGATGTTTTTTAGTCGGGGCGGCAGTTTCAATCTCTGGACTTTTAATGCAAGGTTATTTTAGAAATCCATTAGCTGATCCTTATTTTATGGGGGTATCAAGTGGTGCAGGACTAGGTATTGCAATTTACATGTTTACTTCAGTATTATTACATATTGGAATATCAAATTCAATACTTATCAGAATAGTTATGGCATATATTGGTTCCATAATTACTATGCTTTTAGTTATAGGCATTTCAAAAAAAGTTAAACAGATATCGACCCTTTTAATATGCGGTATGATGATAAGCGGTGCTGTTTCAGGGCTTTCAGACGTAATTGTAACAACAGGAAATTACATCGATACAGAAGGTTCAGGAATTTCAGGATATCTTACTTGGGGGATGGGCAGCGTACAGAGTTTAACATGGGATCAGCTAAAAGTTATGGCTGTAGTTATTTTGCCGTTTATCTTTCTAACATACATCCTACTTTCAAAAAGTTTGGATGCAAATTTAATAGGGGAAAGCTATGCTGCTAGTGTGGGCGTTGATTTAAAGAAATTTAAAAGGCTTTTAATTTTACTTTCTTGTATATTAACATCAACGGTTGTTGCGTTTACTGGCCCCATATCATTTATTGGAATAATTTGTCCAATAATTGCAAGAGGAATACTCAATACTTCAAAACACATCTATGTATTTCCAATTACTGCATTGTTAGGGATTACTTTTCTAATTTTTGCAGATATATTAGCAAGACCTGGCGTACTATTTACTTCAACAGTGCCTCTTCCATTACATGCTCCATTGTCTTTAATTGGTGCACCAATTTCCCTTTTACTATTCTTTAAGAGTAGAAATCATAAAATTTAA
- a CDS encoding nucleoside recognition domain-containing protein: MFVLNSNRILFFLLFYSILGEQMITIDYILIIDSVLESIKFTVNMSFLIITTMFIMNYFINSGVMKKLSNFLYPVTKKLKMNQLSLYSILSCFFSPTVGYSILAEGYTEKKITEKELIGSSLANSFPSHIFTYIYVFYTYNDTTPRVNWRSIYFN, from the coding sequence ATGTTTGTTTTAAATAGTAATAGGATATTATTTTTTTTATTATTTTATAGTATATTGGGTGAACAAATGATTACTATAGATTATATACTTATTATCGATTCAGTTTTGGAATCAATTAAATTCACAGTAAACATGTCTTTTTTGATTATAACTACTATGTTTATAATGAATTATTTTATAAATTCAGGAGTAATGAAAAAATTAAGTAATTTTTTATATCCTGTTACAAAAAAATTAAAAATGAACCAACTTTCATTATATTCTATACTTTCTTGTTTTTTTAGCCCCACGGTGGGTTATTCCATTCTTGCAGAAGGATATACTGAAAAAAAGATAACTGAAAAGGAATTAATAGGCAGTTCTCTTGCAAATTCATTTCCATCCCATATTTTCACATACATTTACGTTTTTTATACCTATAACGATACCACTCCTCGGGTTAACTGGCGTAGTATATATTTTAATTAG